The genomic region GATGAAGACGTTTGCCGAAGGTGTCGCAACGCGGGTTCCCTTTGAGAACACGCAGATCGTCATGCGGCGGTTTCTCGACGACTTCGTGCTGGTCCAGGACGAGCGCATCGAGCAAGCCATGCTGCTGCTGCTCGAGCACACGCACAATCTGGCCGAGGGCGCCGGTGCAGTGGCGCTGGCCGCGGCCCTGCAAGAACGCGAGCGCCTCGGGGGCAAGAGCGTGGTGCTCGTGCTCAGCGGCGGCAACGTAGGATTGGCCAAGCTGCACGAGATCCTGCGCAAGAGCCGCGCTGGCACCGCACGCCCATAGGAAGCCCCAAGGATGTTGGCGCCGCTGAGGTCAGAGAGTCTCGAAGCGTTCTCGGATGCCGCGAGGGGCGCAGGCCGGCGTGCGATCCGCAGCTTGGGCAACGACGCCGGTGTGTTCGAAGTGGGTTGCCTGGCCATCGGTGTGGCGATGCGACTCCTGTGGGTCCTGCTCGTGGCACCGGCGCCAGCGCACGACGCGATGTGGTACGTCGGAAAGGCGAGCGAGATGGCACAAGGCCTCGGCTACTCCGAGGACGGATTACCGACGGCGTATTGGCCGGTGGGCTACGTCGCGTTTCTGGCTGCATTGTTCGTCGTGACGGGCCCGGGGCTCGGCATCGCGCGCCTAGCAAACGTCGTGCTGAGCAGCGTGAGCTTGATCCTCGTGTATCGGCTCACGCATCGGTTCACCGCCTCTCCGATCGCTGCTCGGGCCGCGCTGCTCATGCTGAGCCTGTACCCGGCCGACATTGGCTTCTGCTCGCTTGCGGTCTCGGAGCCGCTTTTCGTGACCTTGACTCTGCTGGCGACCGAGGTCTTGGCCGCTCGAGCTGGGAGCCGTCAGGCGGCGCTGGCCGGCGTCCTGTTTGGACTGGCCACGCTCACGCGCGCACACGGCCTACCGCTGGCTATCGCGGTGGTGTCCCTCTTGCCCGGGTGCACTCGCAGGCGGCTCGGGATGGTCCTTGGTGCCTGCGCGCTGACCATGGTGCCTTGGGTCGCACGTAATTTCGTGGCCTTCGGCGAGCTTGTTCCCATCTCCAACAACGGTGGCGTCGCGCTGTACATTGGCAACAACCCGCACGCCACGGGTCGCTACGGATTCGGGCCAAAGGTGCGGCGGGCCCTGCTCGAGGGCAGGCGCTGGCTGGGCGGGCCGCGCGAGGCCGAAGTGAATCGGCGTGGCGTAGCGCTTTCGATCGCTCACGTATCGAACCATCCCTGGGCGGTCCTCAAGCTCTGGCCGCACAAGCTGCGCTACCAGTTCGCCGGAGACTCCGAGTTCCTGTGGTGGAGCCGCAGCGTCGAACCCAGCATCCGTGCCTGGTTTCCAAAACTCAAACCCGTGTTCCAAGCCTACTACTGGACGCTCTGCTCGGTGGCGTTGTGCGGCCTGCTCATCCTGGTGGCCGGCGTCGAGCCGCGCTGGATCGGACGGGCCTCCGGCGCCGCGCTTGTGGGAGCCACGGCCGCTCTGCAGTGGTACACGCTGGCGCTCGTGCTGCTCGCGACGCTCTTTTGGCGGCTCCGGCGTCCTTTCGAGGCACCTAGAGCCTTGTGGCTGCCCGCAGCTGTGGTGGCCTATTTCGTGGTCACCACGCTGGTCTTCTTCGGCTCGGAGCGCTTCCACCAGCCGGTCGTACCGTGGCTGGTCATGTGCGCCGGCTACGGGCTCGGGCTGGTTTTCAAGCAGCCCGTGGAACACAGCCCCTCGCTTCACCAAGAGTGCTGAGCTCAAGGGCCCGGGCTACGCGTCGCGGGTGCTCCAATAGTCCTGGTGCGCCAGCGCCTCGAGGTCCGCGTTTCGATACTCCCCGCGCACCCGCCGCCGCCGGATGCGCGTCAGCGCCCCGAGCATGCGTAGCGCATCCCGGCCCGGGCGGACCGTCGAGGGCGCCTGGAAGACCAGCCTGACCGGTACCCGCTTGATCTCGAGATTGTAGCCGAGCGCGATGTAGAGCAGCTCGACGTCCCCCGCGAAGCCGCTCTCTCGCAACAAGGGGAACAGTGCCGCTGCCACGTCGCCTCGAAAGGCTTTGATGCCGCACTGGGTGTCGCCAAGCCCGCTGGTGACCAGGAGCCGCACAACCAGCGTGAAGGCCCCGGTCAAGGCGCGGCGTACCGGGCCGAGCTCGTCGCAATAGCGGCTGCCCCGCAACCTGCGGTCACCGATCACGACGTGTACACCCCTGTCGATGACATGGCGGGCCATGTACAGGACCGCACCGTGCTCGTAGGGGACGTCCGCGTCCGTGAACAGGCGGCATGCGCCCGTGGCGCGGCCCATTCCAACCTTGAGCGCGCTGTACTTGCCCCGGTTTTCGGCCAGCTTCACGACGGCCAGCCGAGGCAGG from Pseudomonadota bacterium harbors:
- a CDS encoding glycosyltransferase, giving the protein MDLSIVIPVFRGGSTIAGRLRGLSRYLERTDHGLDYELVVVDDGSGDGTGELLERLDLPRLAVVKLAENRGKYSALKVGMGRATGACRLFTDADVPYEHGAVLYMARHVIDRGVHVVIGDRRLRGSRYCDELGPVRRALTGAFTLVVRLLVTSGLGDTQCGIKAFRGDVAAALFPLLRESGFAGDVELLYIALGYNLEIKRVPVRLVFQAPSTVRPGRDALRMLGALTRIRRRRVRGEYRNADLEALAHQDYWSTRDA